From Falco cherrug isolate bFalChe1 chromosome 4, bFalChe1.pri, whole genome shotgun sequence, one genomic window encodes:
- the LOC129735848 gene encoding acrosin-like, producing MSRVVGGTDAQPGAWPWIVSIEAPLEGGTAHICGGSLISPQWVLTSAHCFIEARNITMWQVVVGATRLTQLGPEAQARNIKQLLVHQHFSNITRRNDIALLELEQPVQCNSYVQLACVPDASLRVSELTECYVSGWGARTARAGGSAYVLQEAQVHLIDAGVCNSSGWYRGAIHTHNICAGYPQGGIDTCQGDSGGPLVCQDKSADYFWLVGLTSWGMGCARAKKPGVYTSTQHFYNWILEQMGLHTAVATTARPQPAFTSTPVHRPTPTEAGRFIPCPLPVQKLWDFLSWLQKLVQFLIGEKV from the exons atgtcgcgcgttgtgggtggcacagatgcccagccaggggcctggccctggatcgtcagcatcgAGGCTCCCTtggaaggaggcacggcgcacatctgcgggggctccctcatcagcccacagtgggtcctcacatcagcccactgcttcatcgaggccag gaaCATCACCATGTGGCAGGTGGTGGTAGGTGCCACCCGGCTGACCCAGCTGGGACCTGAGGCCCAGGCACGCAACATCAAGcagctgctggttcaccagcacttCAGTAATATCACACggaggaacgacattgccttgctggaactggagcagcctgtccagtgcaacagctacgtacagcttgcctgcgtgcccgatgcctcgctgagagtctcggAGCTGACAGAGtgctacgtcagtggctggggtgccaggactGCAAGAG ctggaggatcggcatatgtgctgcaggaggcccaggtccacctcattgatgccggggtctgtaacagcagcggctggtacagaggggccatccacacccacaacatctgtgctggctatccgcagggtggcatcgacacctgccag ggggacagcggtggaCCTCTTgtgtgccaagacaagagcgctgactacttctggcttgttggcctgaccagctgggggatgggctgtgcgagagcaaagaagcccggagtctacacctccacccagcacttctacaACTGGATCCTGGAACAGATGGGCCTGCACACAGCAGTAGCGACTACGGCAAGGCCGCAGCCAGCCTTCACCTCCACCCCCGTTCATAGGCCAACACcaacagaagcaggaaggtTTATACCCTGCCCACTTCCAGTGCAGAAGCTGTGGGATTTCCTTTCTTGGCTGCAGAAGTTGGTGCAGTTCCTAATAGGAGAAAAGGTTTGA
- the LOC129735818 gene encoding acrosin-like, with product MLDARWIFPPNPHTKFSRVHITEDNTAHWKDTLEQLKEKVLPTEAHDAAGRITAIPLLPPLTPASLGTRVPSSSSSNVSITATGFPRDKAKLSPRQRDARDTGHLLSQPRRVGSLSCQLGTCGLRPAAFHYGMSRVVGGTDAQPGAWPWIVSIEALLEGGTAHICGGSLISPQWVLTSAHCFIEARNITMWQVVVGATRLTQLGPEAQVRNIKQLLVHQHFSNITRRNDIALLELEQPVQCNSYVQLACVPDASLRVSELAECYVSGWGARTARAGGSAYVLQEAQVHLIDAGVCNSSGWYRGAIHTHNICAGYPQGGIDTCQGDSGGPLVCQDKSADYFWLVGLTSWGMGCARAKKPGVYTSTQHFYNWILEQMGLHTAVATTARPQPAFTSTPVHRPTPTEAGRFIPCPLPVQKLWDFLSWLQKLVQFLIGEKV from the exons ATGCTGGATGCACGGTGGATTTTTCCTCCTAACCCACACACCAAGTTCTCGAGGGTACACATTACAGAGGATAATACGGCACACTGGAAGGacacgctggagcagctcaaGGAGAAGGTGCTGCCGACAGAGGCCCATGATGCGGCTGG gaGAATTACGGCCATCCCATTGCTGCCGCCGCTGACCCCTGCCTCACTGGGCACCCGGGTGCCATCATCAAGCAGTAGCAACGTCAGCATCACGGCCACAG GCTTCCCGAGGGACAAGGCCAAGCTGTCCCCAAGGCAGAGGGATGCCCGGGACACCGGCCACCTGCTCTCACAGCCCCGGAGGGTTGGGTCCTtgagctgccagctgg gcACCTGCGGCCTTCGGCCTGCGGCTTTTcactacggcatgtcgcgcgttgtgggtggcacagatgcccagccaggggcctggccctggatcgtcagcatcgAGGCGCTCTtggaaggaggcacggcgcacatctgcgggggttccctcatcagcccacagtgggtcctcacatcagcccactgcttcatcgaggccag gaaCATCACCATGTGGCAGGTGGTGGTAGGTGCCACCCGGCTGACCCAGCTGGGACCTGAGGCCCAGGTGCGCAACATCAAGcagctgctggttcaccagcacttCAGTAATATCACACggaggaacgacattgccttgctggaactggagcagcctgtccagtgcaacagctacgtacagcttgcctgcgtgcccgatgcctcgctgagagtctcggAGCTGGCAGAGtgctacgtcagtggctggggtgccaggactGCAAGAG ctggaggatcggcgtatgtgctgcaggaggcccaggtccacctcattgatgccggggtctgtaacagcagcggctggtacagaggggccatccacacccacaacatctgtgctggctatccgcagggtggcatcgacacctgccag ggggacagcggtgggcctcttgtgtgccaagacaagagcgctgactacttctggcttgttggcctgaccagctgggggatgggctgtgcgagagcaaagaagcccggagtctacacctccacccagcacttctacaACTGGATCCTGGAACAGATGGGCCTGCACACAGCAGTAGCGACTACTGCAAGGCCGCAGCCAGCCTTCACCTCCACCCCCGTTCACAGGCCAACACcaacagaagcaggaaggtTTATACCCTGCCCACTTCCAGTGCAGAAGCTGTGGGATTTCCTTTCTTGGCTGCAGAAGTTGGTGCAGTTCCTAATAGGAGAAAAGGTTTGA